The window ATCATCGCCGCGATGGCCTTCTGCATGCCCAGCCAGGGCATAATGATGAAGCCCGCGGCGAAACTCCCCACAATCGACCCCGCCGTATTGAATGCATAGGCCGTGCCCACCTCCTCGCCGGTCTGCTCCACCCGGGCGTTGACCGCACGCACCACCACCGGAAAGCTCATGCCCTGAAAGAGTGAGGGCAAAAACACCACAAGCGCCACCAACGCGAACTGGTACGCATAGATCTCACCGACACTGGTGATCGTCTCCCGGGCGCGATCGTAGAGAAAGCCTGGAATGCGATCGAGCACATAGAAGCCCACCGTGGCGCTGGAGGCGACCAGGGCCTGCAACATCGCAAAGACGAAGATCGGCCGGCGCACCCGATCGATGACTCGCGCAATCACCACGCTCCCCAGCGCGATGGCGATGAGGATCGCTGTGAGCACAAGCGTAAAGGAGTACGTCGAACTTCCCAGCGTGATCACGTAGGCACGAGTCCAGAGCACCTGGTAGCTCATCGCGACCACGCCGCTGATGCCGAAAAGGATTAGCGTCAGTCGCAAGGCCCAGCCCGGAAGCGCCGCTCCAGGTACCTCATCGCTTTTGAGCGGAGCCGGATCGCGTACGCGTGTGTCCTCAACATGACCATCGAGCAGGGCGTCGGCGCTGACGCCTTCCTCGATCATCTTGAAGCTCGCCAGTACCGTCGCGCCCAGCGCCAGGTTGACCGCCACGAAGATCAGGTTGGTGGCCTGCAACCCGAAGCTCGGCAGGAGCACAAAGCCCGCCAGAAAACACCCCAGGCAGGCTCCGAGCGTGTTGGCCCCGTAGAGCAGGCCTATGCTGCCGTGAAAGATGCGCCGGCGATCGGCCAGCCACTGGCTGACCAGCGGGAGCGTCGCCCCCATCAGCGTGGTTGGAATCACCAGCACCGCAAATACCGCCGCAAATCGCAGCAGACTAAAGAGGTAGAAGTCGCTCATAAAACGCTCAAAGAGCGGCGCATAGAGCGAGGGCAACACGCCCAGAAGGAGAGGCACGAGCAGAGCGTAGATCCCGATCGAACCCTCCAGGATTCCGTAGAGTTTGAGCTGATTTCCCACCCTCCGGGCCAGGCGACCGCCGAGTACGCTACCCAGTGCAAGCCCCGCCATAAACGCGGTGAGAAGCGTGCTGATCGCAAAGCTCGTCGTACCGAAGACCTGCTGGAGCATCCGCGCCCAGATCACCTCGAAGACCAGGGAGCTGAACCCGGAGAAGAGAAAGAAGATGTAAACCAGCCGATGCACCACGTGCTCCTTGGCGCGGCGAGTGCGCCGCGAATGAAAGATGCGGGGAGCTTAGCGGAAGTTGTGCGCGGCGTTGAGGCTGGAAATACGCGCTCTGCGTTGACGGTTGGAAAGGCGTAGGCTAGGGAAAGTTGAGTTTGTTGGTCGGAATTGTTCCGAATAAACCTGATAAAACTGGTCGAGAACATCGATGCGCCTTTCAAACCGCGCAATATACGGGCTTCGCGCCATCTTTGACCTGGCCTACCACAGCGGTGGCGAGTCCACCCAGGTACGCGAGGTGGCCGAGCGGGCGCAGGTCCCGGTACGCTTTCTCGAGCAGATTTTTCTCGATCTTAAACGCGCCGGATTTGTGGAAAGCAAACGCGGCCCGCGCGGTGGCTACCGCCTTGTCGCGGAGCCGGCTGCGCTGACATTGGCCGAGGTTTTTGGCGCGCTCGAAGATCTCCCCGAGCTCCCCGATGTGCTCGTCGACGAGGTTGAGGACAGCGCCGCGCAGGTGCCCGATGTGGTCTGTCAGGAGATTTTTGCAAAAATGATCGATCTGCTCAGCGAGGTCACGCTGGCTGACCTGATCGAACGCGGCGAAGAGCTGGGGTTCTCCCGGCAGTGCTACGAGGGATTCACCTATGTCATCTAAGTCCGCCAACGCCACGCCGAAGGCGCCTGTGGTCGAGCGTATGGATCAGCTCGTGGGTAACACACCGCTGGTGCGCCTCAAGCGCACCGGGGAACCGAGAGGGGCGACGGTTTATGTGAAGATGGAGCAGTTTAACCCCAGCGGCAGCCTGCGAGATCGCTACGTGGCCGAGATCCTGGAGCGCGGCATTGCCTCGGGCAACGTCGTCGAGGGGGATACCGTGGCGGTGGCAGGCCTGGATGACTCCGCGGTGGCCGCCGCGCTCATCGGTGATGTGTTGGGATTGAAGACCCGCGTCTTCGCTCCGAAAAACGCCAGCCGGCGCCTCTTCGACCTGGTCGTGCGCTACGGTGCGACCATCGAGTGGACCTCGGCAGACGGTGGGTTGGCCGAGGCCATCGAACAAGCTGCGGGCTGGGCACGCCAGGCCTCCGATCGTCTTTACGTCGACAGCTACCGTCGTGAGGCAGTGCGCGACGCCTACGCCGCCATGGCCAGCGAGGTGCTTACCGCCCTTGATGGTGCACCACTCGGAGCCTTTATCACCTCGATTTCCACCGGCGGCACCTTCCGCCACGTGGCCCGCGAACTGCGTGAGAGCTATCCCTCGGTGCGCATGGGCGGTGCCATTCTGGGAGATCTGGAACTTCCTGCCTTTAAAGAGCATCGATTCAACGAGCTCGCTCGCTTCTCCATGCGTGAGGCGTTTGCGCTTCGCGATGAACTCGCCGCGAGCGAGGGGATCCTGCTGGGCCCGAAAGGGGCGGCCTGTGTCGGGCTGGCCCTCCAGCTGCAAAAAGAGCTGGGGCCCGAGGATGTCATCGTGGCGCTCAACCCCGATAGCGGCCAGCGCTACCTGGGTTGGGAGCAGGAGCTCATCGATCCGAACGACCGCTAGCGTCCCCCGGAGCATCGCTCCGACTCCTCCTTGTGGGGAGGTTTAAGTGATTGAAACTCAAAAGACATCAGGAGATATCATGAGCGTTAACGTCCGCATTCCTACCCCCCTGCGTAAATTCACCGAAGGTCAGGACATCGTCAGCGTGGAGGGCAGCACCGTCGGTGAGGCGCTGGCCAATCTGGCGGAGGCTCATCCCGAGCTTAAGGCCAAGATCTTTGGAAATGACGGCAGCGTTCGCCGCTTCGTCAACATCTTCGCCAACGAAGAAGATATCCGCTTTCAGGATAAGCTGGAGACCTCGTTGAGCGATGGTGACTCTCTTTCGATCGTGCCGGCGATCGCCGGTGGCCTGCGATGAGCGTCAACCCTGCATGGACCGGACGTCTGCAGGCCACGCGTCCACCCCAGCGGCGTGAGTCGCTGGTGGATCAGGTCGGCAACACGCCGCTTGTGCGTCTGCGTAAGGTCACCGAGGGGCTTCCCGAGGCGGTCGAGGTCTGGGTGAAGCTCGAGAGCATGAACCCGGGCGGCTCGGTCAAAGACCGCCCGGCGCGCCAGATTTTGCTCGACGCCTTTGAGCGTGGCGATCTGGGTCATGGTCAGATCCTCATCGACGCGACAAGCGGCAACACCGGCATTGCCTACGCCATGCTCGGCGCGGCAATGGGCGTGGAGGTCCGGCTGGTGATGCCCGAGAATGTCTCCCCGCAACGCAAGCATATCGTGGAGACGTTCGGCGCGAAGATCATCTACAGCGATCCGATGGAGGGCAGCGACGGGGCAATTCGCCTGGTGCGTAAGCTTGTGGCCGAGGACACGGAGGGGAAGTACTTCTACGCCAACCAGTACGGCAATCCCTCCAATCCGCGCGCCCACGAGCTGACCACCGCGCCCGAGATCTGGGCGCAGACCGGCGGGCGCGTCACCCACTTCGTGGCCTGCACCGGCACCTCCGGAACGGTCATGGGAACGGGGCGAGGGCTCAAAGGGTTTAGCGAGCAGATCCAGGTGATCGGCTGTCAGCCCGCCGATGCGTTTCACGGGCTGGAGGGGCTCAAGCATATGCCCAGCTCCATAAAGCCCGGGATCTACGATGAGTCGCGGCTCGACCGACTGATGTGGCTGGAAACCGAAGACGGCTGGGATATGGCCGAGCGGATGGCCGCCGAAGAGGGCATCGCCTGCGGGAACTCCGCCGGTGCCAGCGTTTTTGCTGCGCTGCAGGTCGCCCGTGAGCTTGAAGAAGGCGTCATCGTCACTGTGATCTGCGATCACGCCGACCGATATTTTGGAGAGTGATCCGATGGCTTCATCATCGACGACGATTGACGCCCGCTGGACCCCGGCGTTGCTCGATGAGCTGACGCGCTGGGTATCCGGCGCGTATCCCGAGGAAGGCTGTGGGCTGATCTTAGAAGGGGATCAGCGCGCGTGGCGTTTTCACCCCTGTGAGAATGTCGCCGATAAGTACCACCGCCTCGATCCGGAGCAGTACCCGCGTACTGCGCGGGACTTCTACATGATTGATCCGATGGAGTTTGTGCGCGCCGATGAGCGTGGCGAAGCTCTGGCGGTGATCGTGCACAGTCATCCCGACGTGGGCGACTACTTCAGCGCGGAGGACATCGCTGCGGCGACTTTTCCGCGCGATAGCGAGGAGGAGCCGCTGGAGCCGATCTATCCCGACACCGACTACCTGGTGGTGTCGGTACGCCAGGGGAAGGCCGATGGGGCCACGCTCTTTCGCTTTGATGAAGCGCTGGGGGCGTTTGCCAGCGTGAAGCGATTTAGCGAACAGGAGCTCAGGGGCATGGCGGCGCCGGTGGCGTAGCCTCCGCTTCGGTGGTCGAGCTGGTTTCGCCGTTGGCGATCACAAGCTCGCCCTGAGCCACCGCCCGGGCGTAGACTGCGCCGCAGCGGGTGGTGGCAAGTTGCTCGACGCAGCTTCCTCCAGCAAGCCCCAGCATATCCGTTGAGGCGCTGATCGGGGCCTGACCGCCTTGAGGATCGTGGAGACAAATCTCCAACTCCGGTGAGGCGATGGCCTGCTTTGTGGCGCAGAATGCGCGACTCAGCGCGAGAAGCTCGCGCGTAGCAACACACATCGAAGGCGCCTGATCCGCCGGGGGAGCTAAGGTTGAAGAAGCCGCTCGAAGGCTCCGTGCGATAAGCTCTGCGTGGAGGTCGAGATGGCGAGGGGGGGAGAGCGGATCGTTCTCGTCGTGTTGTGCAACCTGCGCCAGGAGAGCATCGATGGGGTGGGCGCGCATCCAGCCGCTTAAGGGCTCGACCGACCACCAGCCAAAACGCTTCACGCCGTCGACTTCCACGGCGTGAAGCGGGGAGAGGAGCACGCGCCCCTGGCGTCGAATGCTCTCGCGCAGCCGTGTCCGGAGCGTATCGTTGATGCTCAAAGCATCGAGTCTCTCGATGCTGCGAGGGTCGATGGTCGTGAAGGGAATACGCTGTTGGGAGGCGCGCCGGAAGATGCGCGCGACGGTGAGCATCTGGCGGCCGTCTTGCTGTTCAAGAAACTCGGCGGTGAGGGTGTCGAGGAGGTGGCCGTACAAGCCGCCGAAGGCGGCGGTGGCAACCGCGGGAACTTCCCCCAGTGGGAGCGCATCGACGCGGTCGCCCGAGAGTCGAAGATCGACAAAGACCTGGTCGCCTCGCTGCAGCGAAGCGGTGACTACGGCGCGGGGCTGGCTGAGTACCGGTCGCACTCCCAGTCGGTGCGCATTTCGGAGAACGCTGCGATCGAGCTTGCGAATAAACGCCGCGGGCATCATCGCGTTGAGCTCGTGCATCACCGCGTTGGCCGCAAGGCTATCTGCCGCCTCGCCGTCGACGGCCGCACTGGCCAGTTCTTCGGCGTACGTCTGCAAGGCGGAGAGTGCTGCCTCGGCGGCGGTCTTCGATCGCCTGGCAAGCCAGGCATCCGAGGACCAGCCCGGCATCAGCGTGACGCTGAAGTGTTGTGCGTCGAAGGAGAAGATGTCGAAGTTCGTGGCGCTGCGGTAGAGGGTTTGGGTCCAGCGCTGTTCCCGCGCGCCGCTTTTCAGCCGGAAGCTGAGTTCCAGCGATTCCAATGCGTCGATGGGGATGGCCTGCCCGCGACTTGATTGGTCGCCGACGAAGAGAACGGGAATGCGGCCTTGTTTGCGCATCGAATCCGGCTCAAAGCCCAGCGTCAACGTGCGGTAGGCGTAGCGTGATAGGGGACCGGAGACGGTCAGATGGCTGATACGCTGCGTGTCTTTGAGGTGGCTCGAAAGCTCAACCTCAAGCGTGGTGGTCCAATCTTCGGGGAGCTGCTCGTGATGCGCTTGCGCCCGAGCCGGCGTCATCCCGACCAGGGGCGCGGCGATGGGATCGACGGCGATGAACT of the Lujinxingia sediminis genome contains:
- a CDS encoding RrF2 family transcriptional regulator produces the protein MRLSNRAIYGLRAIFDLAYHSGGESTQVREVAERAQVPVRFLEQIFLDLKRAGFVESKRGPRGGYRLVAEPAALTLAEVFGALEDLPELPDVLVDEVEDSAAQVPDVVCQEIFAKMIDLLSEVTLADLIERGEELGFSRQCYEGFTYVI
- a CDS encoding pyridoxal-phosphate dependent enzyme; this translates as MSSKSANATPKAPVVERMDQLVGNTPLVRLKRTGEPRGATVYVKMEQFNPSGSLRDRYVAEILERGIASGNVVEGDTVAVAGLDDSAVAAALIGDVLGLKTRVFAPKNASRRLFDLVVRYGATIEWTSADGGLAEAIEQAAGWARQASDRLYVDSYRREAVRDAYAAMASEVLTALDGAPLGAFITSISTGGTFRHVARELRESYPSVRMGGAILGDLELPAFKEHRFNELARFSMREAFALRDELAASEGILLGPKGAACVGLALQLQKELGPEDVIVALNPDSGQRYLGWEQELIDPNDR
- a CDS encoding ubiquitin-like small modifier protein 1, with protein sequence MSVNVRIPTPLRKFTEGQDIVSVEGSTVGEALANLAEAHPELKAKIFGNDGSVRRFVNIFANEEDIRFQDKLETSLSDGDSLSIVPAIAGGLR
- a CDS encoding PLP-dependent cysteine synthase family protein, with protein sequence MSVNPAWTGRLQATRPPQRRESLVDQVGNTPLVRLRKVTEGLPEAVEVWVKLESMNPGGSVKDRPARQILLDAFERGDLGHGQILIDATSGNTGIAYAMLGAAMGVEVRLVMPENVSPQRKHIVETFGAKIIYSDPMEGSDGAIRLVRKLVAEDTEGKYFYANQYGNPSNPRAHELTTAPEIWAQTGGRVTHFVACTGTSGTVMGTGRGLKGFSEQIQVIGCQPADAFHGLEGLKHMPSSIKPGIYDESRLDRLMWLETEDGWDMAERMAAEEGIACGNSAGASVFAALQVARELEEGVIVTVICDHADRYFGE
- a CDS encoding Mov34/MPN/PAD-1 family protein, which codes for MASSSTTIDARWTPALLDELTRWVSGAYPEEGCGLILEGDQRAWRFHPCENVADKYHRLDPEQYPRTARDFYMIDPMEFVRADERGEALAVIVHSHPDVGDYFSAEDIAAATFPRDSEEEPLEPIYPDTDYLVVSVRQGKADGATLFRFDEALGAFASVKRFSEQELRGMAAPVA
- a CDS encoding transglutaminase domain-containing protein, whose protein sequence is MRETFLQTGSPRGATLIRAFIIMMWAVWAAPLAAQEAAEGAQAPALSPTELGVFKARISELRRQARTLQQPDAHASPLTLDEALNQIPRPHSPGNIYRWVRDTIAFEPYTGALRGVQGTLIAGSANAVDQALLTRELLRRSGHTTRFATGRLHDSDIREVLTRLASSARVERRGEAVAAREPGLDAALIARLRDHIWVEVEQRGEFIAVDPIAAPLVGMTPARAQAHHEQLPEDWTTTLEVELSSHLKDTQRISHLTVSGPLSRYAYRTLTLGFEPDSMRKQGRIPVLFVGDQSSRGQAIPIDALESLELSFRLKSGAREQRWTQTLYRSATNFDIFSFDAQHFSVTLMPGWSSDAWLARRSKTAAEAALSALQTYAEELASAAVDGEAADSLAANAVMHELNAMMPAAFIRKLDRSVLRNAHRLGVRPVLSQPRAVVTASLQRGDQVFVDLRLSGDRVDALPLGEVPAVATAAFGGLYGHLLDTLTAEFLEQQDGRQMLTVARIFRRASQQRIPFTTIDPRSIERLDALSINDTLRTRLRESIRRQGRVLLSPLHAVEVDGVKRFGWWSVEPLSGWMRAHPIDALLAQVAQHDENDPLSPPRHLDLHAELIARSLRAASSTLAPPADQAPSMCVATRELLALSRAFCATKQAIASPELEICLHDPQGGQAPISASTDMLGLAGGSCVEQLATTRCGAVYARAVAQGELVIANGETSSTTEAEATPPAPPCP